The following are encoded in a window of Flavobacterium psychrotrophum genomic DNA:
- a CDS encoding NADP-dependent malic enzyme, protein MNQYSKRREALLYHAKPHPGKIQVVPTKPYATQRDLSLAYSPGVAEPCLEIAKDVNKVYKYTAKGNLVAVISNGTAVLGLGDIGPEASKPVMEGKGLLFKIFADIDVFDIEVDTKDIEAFIQTVKNIAPTFGGINLEDIKAPESFEIERRLVEELNIPVMHDDQHGTAIISSSALINAAELAGKKLEEMKIVVSGAGSAALACSNLYVLLGVKPENITMFDVNGMLVQSRTDLLDLQMRYAQPGEPKTLAEAVVGADMFLGLSVGNVLSPEMLLTMANDPIVFAMANPVPEIAYDVAVATREDVIMATGRSDNPNQVNNVLGFPYIFRGALDVRATKINEAMKMAAVHALAELAKASVPEQVNIAYGETKLLFGRDYIIPKPFDPRLIAVVAPAVARAAMESGVAQQPITDWDKYNEELLERLGNDNKMARLLTNRAKTAPKRVVFAEADQLDVLKAAQIVKEEGIGEPILLGNRQTIEELKEGIGFDADVLIVDPRSESEQDRLYRYSDAFWKARRRRGINQLDSEKMMTQRNYFAAMMVNQGDADAMITGYSRNYPASVKPILQLIPRAQNISRIATTNMMLTKRGPIFLSDTAINPDPTADDLAKIALLTASTARLFGMEPVIAMVSYSNFGSSQEAGAVKVREAVSILHKNYPDLIVDGEVQADFALNSDMHQDKFPFSKLAGKKVNVMIFPNLESANITYKLLKELDKVISIGPIMMGMDKPVHIVQFGASVDEMVNMAAVAVVDAQEKEKRLKMPKNV, encoded by the coding sequence ATGAACCAATACAGCAAAAGGCGTGAAGCCTTACTATATCACGCCAAGCCGCACCCCGGAAAAATACAGGTAGTACCTACTAAACCATATGCCACACAACGCGATCTTTCGCTGGCATATTCGCCCGGTGTTGCAGAGCCTTGCCTTGAAATTGCAAAAGATGTAAACAAAGTATATAAATATACCGCAAAAGGAAACCTTGTAGCTGTTATATCTAATGGTACAGCAGTACTTGGCCTGGGCGACATAGGTCCTGAAGCCAGTAAGCCGGTGATGGAAGGGAAAGGCCTTTTGTTTAAAATATTTGCCGATATTGATGTTTTTGATATTGAAGTTGACACTAAAGATATTGAAGCATTTATACAAACGGTAAAAAATATTGCACCAACTTTTGGTGGTATTAACCTTGAAGATATTAAAGCTCCGGAGTCGTTTGAAATAGAGCGCCGCCTGGTAGAAGAACTTAATATTCCGGTAATGCACGACGACCAGCACGGTACCGCCATTATATCATCATCGGCACTTATTAATGCAGCCGAGCTTGCAGGTAAAAAGCTGGAAGAGATGAAGATCGTAGTGTCTGGTGCAGGTTCTGCGGCACTGGCCTGTTCTAACCTGTATGTGCTTCTTGGTGTAAAGCCTGAGAATATTACCATGTTTGATGTAAACGGTATGCTGGTGCAAAGCCGTACCGATTTGCTCGACCTGCAAATGAGGTATGCGCAGCCTGGCGAACCTAAAACCCTTGCGGAAGCAGTTGTGGGTGCAGATATGTTCCTGGGCCTTTCGGTAGGTAATGTGTTATCGCCGGAAATGCTGCTTACCATGGCAAACGATCCTATTGTGTTTGCAATGGCAAACCCGGTTCCTGAAATTGCTTATGATGTAGCCGTTGCCACGCGTGAGGATGTTATTATGGCAACCGGACGCAGCGATAACCCTAACCAGGTTAATAACGTACTTGGTTTTCCGTATATATTCCGTGGCGCGCTCGATGTAAGGGCGACAAAAATAAACGAAGCCATGAAAATGGCTGCTGTTCATGCGCTTGCTGAGCTTGCAAAAGCATCGGTGCCAGAGCAGGTAAATATTGCTTATGGCGAAACCAAGCTGCTTTTTGGCCGCGATTATATTATACCAAAACCTTTTGACCCAAGGCTTATTGCTGTTGTAGCCCCTGCTGTAGCCCGTGCGGCTATGGAAAGCGGTGTGGCACAACAGCCCATAACCGATTGGGATAAATATAATGAAGAGTTACTGGAACGCCTGGGTAACGATAATAAAATGGCACGCCTGCTTACTAACCGTGCCAAGACGGCTCCTAAGCGTGTAGTATTTGCTGAGGCAGACCAGCTTGATGTACTTAAGGCAGCCCAGATCGTAAAAGAAGAAGGTATAGGAGAACCGATACTTTTAGGTAACCGCCAAACAATAGAAGAACTTAAAGAAGGTATAGGCTTTGATGCCGATGTGCTTATTGTAGACCCGCGCAGTGAAAGCGAGCAGGACAGGCTTTACCGCTATTCTGATGCGTTCTGGAAAGCACGTCGCCGTCGCGGTATCAACCAGCTGGATTCAGAGAAGATGATGACGCAGCGTAACTACTTTGCAGCCATGATGGTAAACCAGGGCGATGCCGATGCTATGATTACAGGCTATTCGCGTAATTACCCGGCTTCTGTTAAACCTATTTTACAGCTTATACCAAGGGCGCAAAATATTAGCCGTATTGCTACCACTAACATGATGCTTACAAAGCGTGGCCCTATATTTTTATCTGATACGGCCATAAACCCTGATCCTACTGCAGATGATCTTGCTAAAATAGCACTGCTTACTGCCAGTACGGCAAGGCTTTTTGGTATGGAACCGGTTATTGCCATGGTATCTTATTCTAACTTTGGTTCATCGCAGGAGGCCGGCGCGGTAAAAGTGCGCGAGGCCGTTTCTATACTGCATAAAAACTACCCGGACCTTATTGTAGACGGCGAGGTGCAGGCAGATTTTGCCCTGAATTCAGACATGCACCAGGACAAATTTCCGTTCTCTAAACTTGCAGGTAAAAAGGTAAATGTTATGATATTCCCTAACCTGGAGTCGGCTAACATTACCTATAAATTGTTGAAGGAACTGGATAAAGTAATATCTATAGGCCCAATAATGATGGGTATGGATAAGCCGGTGCACATAGTACAGTTTGGTGCCAGTGTAGACGAAATGGTAAATATGGCAGCCGTTGCTGTTGTAGATGCACAGGAAAAAGAAAAACGCCTTAAAATGCCTAAAAACGTGTAG
- the sprA gene encoding cell surface protein SprA, with product MKTEYSKDFYKNLKYSLSILFLVIGLCAQAQVTEEEEESEASRDTIKGYNSGKVELKNPTSIVEAYTYDPVTNTYIYTNKFEGFNITYPVVMTPEQYQELVLRESMRDYYRQKNKAMDAKATPEQQRDLLPRYYVNSGLFETLFGGNTIDIKPQGSVEMDLGVRFTKQDNPSLSPRNRRTFTFDFDQRISMSLQGKVGTRLNVNANYDTQSTFAFQNLIKLDYTPTEDDIIQKIEVGNVSFPLSNSLIRGAQSLFGVKAQFQFGKTTITGVYSEQKSQTKTVQAQGSGVVQDFSLFALEYDADKHYFLSQYFRSRYDDALKRYPLISQQIKITRIEVWVTNKQNRINAAENNSRNVIAIQDLGEGRLTSEPTVPGIASVDITAQTVGFASEGEPANFFIKGGADNFPDNGNNNLDPTKVGGAGSLLAPSIREIVTTTNASFVSPLAAAEGRDYAKLENARKLTTSEYTLHDQLGYISLNQKLSNDEVLAVAYQYTVGGQVYQVGEFGTDGVEATTATTDTNTGQVTNVSTQSLILKLLKSSLVNVEEPTWNLMMKNIYQIPSGYQLSQEDFTFNILYTDPSPINYIRPVPGVGFPTPTGPDAEDYTVSDTPLLRVFNLDRLSYAGDPQAGGDGFFDWQEGITIDSQNGRIIFTTVEPFGNFLFDKLKNTGDASDYSNNVTYNGNQSRYVYKTLYNTTQAEASQQSNKNKFQLKGRFKSSGGGDISLGAFNVPQGSVVVTTGGRTLVEGVDYTVNYQAGTVQILDTSLQNANIEVSVENNNTFGQQTRRFFGVNVEHKFNDKFLVGATLLRMSERPFTSKTNYGQESVNNTIVGMNTNFSTEVPLFTRLVNKLPFVDTDVPSNLSFRGEIAYLKPGASKADQFNGEATTYVEDFEGSQTTIDMRGATGWSLSSAPVGFGGELDGINSGFRRSKLAWYSIDPIFYASASRPDGINAGSISTNKTRRIYYAELYPDTDVVPGQSRVVSTLDLSYFPQERGPYNYSPDGAAGFTEARASQNWGGIMRSITSTNFEQTNVEYIQFWLLDPYIGNSGDAADADNTGMLEVHLGEMSEDILKDNRKQYENGLPGANSTSPVFTTAWGKVPVSQSLIYAFDTEGGNRALQDVGLDGLSDAEEAAMFPGFTGDDPAADNYQFYLSARGSIVDRYKNYNGTQGNSPIDVGDTNRGSTTLPDVEDINKDNTMNTIDAYFKYQIPIGPNAVPGTGYVVDARYNEREQMEEGTTPRRWLLYKIPVKNATDSVGGINSIRSIRFMRMVVAGFRRDVTLRFGALDLVRSEWRRYENALDSEADIENDESTSFTGFDVTSLNIQENAQRSPINYVSPPGVQREQLYSNNAVINQNEQALSLRVYATNASTSNDAGLEPGDSRAVFKNVNVDMRQFKKLRMFLHAEALPSTTGTGPQSGALQDYEMSGFLRFGTDFTDNFYQVEKPLRVTPYSSNATVNADDVWMEDNEIVVTLGAITKLKLMALGGQIQPGTDNIYRMDANLLDSSLPAGMVIGVKGNPNFGYVRTLMVGVRNNTQSLHDTDNTVAVRHVRGEVWFNELRLSDMDNKGGMAAVASLDTNFADLATLSATGNMSTIGFGTIEQGPNERSREDSYQYALVTNINAGKLMPKKWHMNIPFNYSVGETSITPKYDPYYQDITVDQALSVASSEDQKDVIRNRAIDYTKTKSINFIGVKKERGAEQKPHVYDPENITLSYSYNQTNHHDFQIEDMLDQQVRATADYNFAFQNKPVEPFKNSAFMKKSQYWKMLSDFNFNYLPSNLSFSTNIIRQYNRQQYRDVEVEGIAISPLYRRNYFFNYQYGFNYNITKSLKFNYAVATSNIVRNYLDEDQRPIEDYTVFQGFWDTGEANTHTQQFVVNYELPINKLPFLSFVKSTYSYNGTYSWTRSTDALRYVIPDDGGDRIDLGNTIQNSSSHKLNTTLSMDLFYKYLGLGQKKKAVAKNAPAKVAPKPGEKITAAPKTTQDGNVFLDRLVGVLTSVKTMQINYTETDGIVLPGFVPGIGFLGSTKPSLGFILGSQDSDVRYEAAKLGYLTKYDQFNQSYQQSATKNLELTARVDLFPDLTIDLRGERLSTMNYSEQYNAYDPYDRDRDGLINDYTGLSPNTFGNFQISTILIKTAFSTSDVNGSAAFDQFRENRMVIANRLAAQYYGTTEFPRYAAGGGDFATANAGYPVGFGRNNQSVMLPAFLAAYQGKDANDAKTGMFRDTPLPSWVVKYTGLMRYKFFKDRFKRFSLQSGYRASYNINSYTTNYNYTSPERNEDNRALVMQDNGGVGNFYNKYVISNVNLTEQFNPLIRFDVEMKNSMKVVAEVKKDRTLNLSFDNNLLTEVKGNDYTLGLGYRIKDVIINSRLADNPTNTIKSDINLKADITLRKNITIVRYLDYDNNQLGGGQDIWTLKLTGDYSFSKNLTAIFYYDHSFSKAVISTSYPLTTIRTGFTLRYNFGN from the coding sequence TTGAAAACAGAGTACTCTAAAGACTTTTATAAAAACTTAAAATATTCCCTCTCGATACTTTTCCTTGTTATAGGCCTTTGCGCTCAGGCACAGGTAACAGAAGAGGAGGAAGAAAGTGAGGCATCCCGCGATACCATAAAGGGCTACAATTCAGGTAAGGTTGAACTTAAAAATCCTACCAGTATTGTAGAGGCATATACCTACGACCCGGTAACCAATACTTATATTTATACCAATAAGTTTGAGGGGTTTAATATTACCTATCCGGTTGTAATGACGCCGGAGCAGTACCAGGAGCTGGTATTGCGCGAGTCGATGCGTGATTACTACAGGCAAAAAAATAAGGCAATGGATGCTAAAGCAACGCCGGAGCAGCAGCGCGATCTTTTGCCCAGGTATTATGTGAATTCAGGTCTTTTTGAAACTCTTTTTGGAGGCAATACCATTGATATTAAACCACAAGGATCTGTTGAAATGGATCTTGGTGTGCGTTTTACCAAGCAGGATAATCCATCACTATCGCCGCGAAACAGGCGTACTTTTACCTTTGATTTTGATCAGCGTATTAGTATGAGCCTTCAGGGTAAAGTGGGTACAAGGCTAAACGTAAATGCCAACTATGATACACAAAGTACCTTTGCTTTCCAAAATCTTATAAAGCTGGATTATACCCCTACCGAAGATGATATCATCCAGAAGATAGAAGTGGGTAACGTAAGTTTCCCGCTTTCAAACTCGCTGATAAGGGGTGCACAAAGCCTTTTTGGTGTTAAGGCACAGTTTCAGTTTGGTAAAACAACCATTACCGGTGTATACTCTGAGCAGAAATCGCAAACCAAGACCGTGCAGGCGCAGGGTAGTGGTGTTGTTCAGGATTTCTCGCTTTTTGCATTGGAGTATGATGCAGACAAGCACTACTTTCTTTCGCAGTATTTCCGCAGCCGTTATGACGATGCCTTAAAAAGATATCCTCTTATATCGCAGCAAATAAAAATTACCCGTATTGAAGTTTGGGTTACCAATAAGCAAAACAGGATTAATGCTGCTGAAAACAACTCCCGAAATGTTATTGCAATCCAGGATTTAGGTGAAGGGCGCCTTACCAGCGAGCCTACTGTTCCGGGTATTGCATCTGTAGATATTACAGCACAGACTGTTGGTTTTGCATCAGAGGGAGAACCTGCAAATTTCTTTATCAAAGGTGGTGCAGATAACTTTCCTGATAACGGTAATAACAACCTTGACCCAACAAAAGTGGGTGGGGCAGGTAGCTTACTTGCGCCAAGCATACGCGAAATTGTTACTACCACAAACGCCAGCTTTGTGTCTCCGCTTGCTGCGGCAGAGGGGCGTGACTATGCCAAGCTTGAAAATGCACGCAAGCTTACAACAAGCGAATATACACTGCATGACCAATTAGGTTATATATCCCTTAACCAAAAACTTAGTAATGATGAGGTCCTTGCGGTAGCTTACCAGTATACTGTGGGCGGACAGGTATATCAGGTAGGTGAATTTGGTACAGATGGTGTAGAAGCTACTACTGCTACTACGGATACAAATACGGGGCAGGTTACTAATGTTTCTACACAGAGCCTCATACTAAAACTTTTAAAGAGCAGCCTGGTAAATGTTGAAGAGCCTACGTGGAACCTGATGATGAAAAACATCTACCAGATACCAAGCGGTTACCAGCTAAGCCAGGAAGATTTTACATTTAACATACTTTATACAGATCCTTCTCCTATAAATTATATAAGGCCGGTGCCGGGTGTGGGTTTTCCTACCCCAACAGGGCCGGATGCAGAAGATTATACCGTGTCTGACACGCCGTTGTTACGGGTGTTTAATCTGGACAGGCTGAGTTATGCGGGTGACCCGCAAGCTGGTGGAGACGGATTTTTTGACTGGCAAGAAGGTATAACAATTGACTCGCAGAATGGGCGCATCATATTTACAACCGTAGAGCCTTTTGGTAATTTCCTGTTTGATAAACTAAAGAATACCGGAGATGCCAGTGATTATAGTAATAACGTTACTTATAATGGTAACCAGTCCAGGTATGTGTACAAAACATTGTATAACACTACACAGGCAGAGGCATCGCAGCAAAGTAATAAAAACAAGTTCCAGCTAAAGGGCCGCTTTAAAAGTAGTGGCGGTGGCGATATTTCGCTTGGCGCGTTTAACGTTCCGCAAGGTTCAGTAGTGGTAACAACAGGTGGGCGTACTCTTGTAGAGGGGGTAGACTATACTGTAAACTATCAGGCAGGTACTGTGCAGATACTTGATACATCATTACAAAATGCCAATATAGAAGTATCAGTAGAAAACAATAATACTTTTGGGCAGCAAACACGACGTTTCTTTGGTGTTAATGTTGAGCATAAGTTCAATGATAAATTTTTGGTAGGGGCTACATTGCTTAGAATGTCAGAGCGCCCTTTTACCAGTAAGACCAACTACGGCCAGGAATCTGTAAATAATACTATTGTGGGTATGAATACCAACTTTAGTACAGAGGTGCCGCTCTTTACAAGGCTAGTAAATAAATTACCATTTGTAGATACCGATGTGCCATCAAACCTGTCATTTAGGGGAGAAATTGCATATCTTAAACCGGGAGCCAGTAAAGCAGACCAGTTTAATGGTGAGGCTACTACTTATGTAGAAGATTTTGAAGGCTCGCAAACCACTATAGATATGCGCGGCGCTACGGGCTGGTCGTTATCTAGTGCGCCTGTAGGGTTTGGTGGAGAACTTGATGGTATTAATTCTGGTTTCCGCAGAAGTAAGCTTGCATGGTACAGCATCGACCCTATATTTTATGCTTCGGCTTCGAGGCCGGATGGTATTAATGCGGGCTCTATATCAACTAACAAAACACGTCGTATTTATTATGCAGAGCTTTATCCGGATACTGATGTAGTACCGGGACAGAGCCGTGTTGTAAGTACGCTGGATCTTTCTTACTTTCCGCAGGAACGTGGTCCGTACAACTATAGCCCTGATGGTGCTGCCGGATTTACAGAGGCACGCGCATCGCAAAACTGGGGTGGTATTATGCGCTCTATAACATCTACAAACTTTGAACAGACTAACGTAGAATATATACAGTTTTGGTTACTCGATCCTTATATTGGCAATAGCGGAGATGCAGCAGATGCTGATAACACCGGTATGCTGGAGGTACATTTGGGCGAAATGTCTGAAGATATATTAAAAGATAACAGGAAGCAGTATGAGAACGGACTACCGGGAGCTAACAGCACATCTCCTGTATTTACAACTGCCTGGGGTAAAGTTCCGGTTTCGCAATCCCTTATTTACGCTTTTGATACTGAAGGCGGCAACCGTGCGCTACAGGACGTGGGTCTTGATGGCTTGAGCGATGCTGAAGAAGCTGCAATGTTTCCCGGATTTACAGGAGATGACCCGGCAGCAGATAACTACCAGTTTTATTTAAGTGCAAGGGGCAGTATTGTAGACCGCTATAAAAATTATAATGGTACACAGGGTAACTCGCCAATAGATGTAGGCGATACAAACCGTGGTTCTACCACATTGCCGGATGTTGAAGATATCAATAAGGATAATACCATGAATACCATTGATGCGTATTTTAAGTATCAAATTCCTATTGGGCCTAACGCCGTTCCGGGTACAGGTTATGTTGTAGATGCACGTTACAATGAGAGAGAGCAAATGGAAGAGGGTACTACACCACGCCGCTGGCTGCTTTATAAAATTCCGGTTAAAAATGCTACTGACAGTGTAGGTGGTATTAACAGTATACGATCAATACGTTTCATGAGGATGGTTGTGGCAGGTTTCCGCCGCGACGTTACACTTCGTTTTGGAGCTTTAGATCTTGTAAGAAGCGAATGGAGACGTTATGAAAATGCGCTTGATTCTGAGGCGGACATTGAGAATGATGAGTCTACCTCGTTTACAGGTTTTGATGTTACGTCATTAAACATACAGGAAAACGCGCAGCGCAGCCCTATTAATTATGTGTCGCCACCGGGCGTACAGCGTGAGCAGTTATACAGTAACAATGCGGTGATTAACCAAAATGAGCAGGCACTGTCTTTAAGGGTATATGCTACTAATGCTTCTACCTCTAACGACGCGGGGCTTGAACCGGGCGATTCGCGCGCGGTGTTCAAGAATGTAAACGTAGATATGAGGCAGTTTAAAAAACTGAGGATGTTTTTACATGCCGAAGCATTGCCGAGTACAACAGGAACAGGGCCTCAAAGCGGAGCATTACAGGATTATGAAATGAGTGGTTTCCTTCGTTTTGGTACCGACTTTACAGATAACTTTTACCAGGTAGAAAAACCACTAAGGGTAACGCCATATTCAAGCAATGCAACAGTAAATGCTGACGATGTATGGATGGAGGATAATGAGATCGTAGTAACATTAGGTGCCATTACCAAGCTTAAGCTGATGGCGCTTGGAGGGCAAATTCAACCGGGAACAGATAATATTTACCGTATGGATGCTAACCTTCTGGACTCTTCATTGCCGGCCGGTATGGTTATAGGGGTAAAGGGTAACCCTAACTTTGGTTATGTGCGTACCCTTATGGTAGGTGTAAGAAACAATACACAAAGCCTTCATGATACAGATAATACTGTAGCGGTAAGGCATGTGCGTGGAGAAGTTTGGTTTAATGAGCTTCGTCTTAGCGATATGGATAACAAAGGTGGTATGGCAGCTGTAGCCAGCCTTGATACTAACTTTGCAGACCTGGCTACGCTTTCTGCTACGGGTAATATGAGTACTATAGGCTTTGGAACCATAGAGCAGGGGCCAAATGAGCGTAGCAGGGAAGATTCTTATCAGTATGCGCTTGTAACAAATATTAATGCCGGTAAGCTAATGCCAAAAAAATGGCATATGAACATACCGTTTAACTACAGTGTGGGAGAGACGAGTATTACGCCAAAATATGACCCGTATTATCAGGATATAACTGTAGATCAGGCATTATCTGTAGCATCATCTGAAGATCAAAAGGATGTGATACGCAATCGTGCTATAGATTATACAAAAACAAAGAGCATAAACTTTATAGGAGTCAAAAAGGAGCGTGGAGCAGAACAAAAACCACACGTTTATGACCCTGAAAACATAACGCTGTCGTATTCTTATAATCAGACAAACCATCATGATTTCCAGATTGAGGATATGCTGGACCAGCAGGTAAGGGCAACTGCAGATTATAACTTTGCTTTTCAGAACAAGCCGGTAGAGCCGTTTAAAAACTCGGCCTTTATGAAAAAGAGCCAGTACTGGAAAATGCTGAGCGACTTTAACTTTAACTACCTGCCAAGCAACTTATCATTTAGCACAAATATCATAAGGCAATATAACAGGCAGCAGTACCGCGATGTAGAAGTTGAAGGTATAGCTATAAGCCCGTTGTACAGGAGAAACTATTTCTTTAATTACCAGTATGGTTTTAATTACAACATTACTAAGTCGCTTAAGTTTAACTATGCGGTGGCCACAAGTAATATAGTAAGGAATTATCTGGATGAAGACCAGCGTCCTATCGAAGATTATACTGTGTTTCAGGGCTTTTGGGATACAGGTGAGGCAAATACCCATACGCAGCAGTTTGTTGTAAACTACGAACTGCCGATAAACAAATTGCCATTCCTGAGTTTTGTAAAAAGTACCTATAGTTATAATGGTACTTATAGCTGGACACGTAGTACAGACGCATTGCGATATGTAATTCCGGATGATGGAGGAGATAGAATAGACCTTGGTAACACCATTCAGAATTCAAGCTCGCACAAACTGAACACTACCCTTAGTATGGACCTGTTCTATAAATACCTGGGGCTGGGTCAAAAAAAGAAGGCTGTTGCTAAAAATGCACCTGCAAAAGTTGCCCCGAAACCGGGTGAGAAGATTACAGCTGCACCTAAAACCACACAGGACGGCAACGTGTTTTTAGACAGGCTGGTAGGTGTGCTTACCAGTGTAAAAACCATGCAGATAAATTATACCGAAACAGATGGTATTGTGCTTCCCGGTTTTGTGCCGGGCATAGGATTCCTCGGGTCTACAAAGCCTTCATTAGGATTTATATTGGGTAGCCAGGATAGCGATGTGCGTTACGAGGCCGCTAAACTGGGTTATCTTACAAAATACGACCAGTTTAACCAAAGTTACCAACAGTCGGCTACTAAAAATCTTGAGCTTACAGCAAGGGTAGACTTGTTCCCGGATCTTACTATCGACCTTAGGGGAGAAAGGCTAAGTACCATGAATTACTCTGAGCAGTACAATGCTTATGATCCTTATGACCGCGACCGCGATGGTTTGATAAATGATTATACAGGGCTTTCGCCAAATACATTTGGTAATTTCCAGATATCTACAATACTAATTAAAACAGCATTTAGTACCAGTGATGTTAATGGTAGTGCCGCGTTTGACCAATTTAGGGAGAACAGGATGGTAATAGCCAACAGGCTTGCTGCACAGTATTATGGTACTACAGAATTTCCGAGGTATGCGGCAGGAGGTGGCGATTTCGCTACAGCAAATGCGGGCTATCCGGTAGGTTTTGGCCGTAATAACCAGTCGGTAATGCTGCCAGCTTTTCTTGCAGCTTATCAGGGCAAGGATGCCAATGATGCTAAGACAGGTATGTTCCGCGACACGCCGCTGCCTAGCTGGGTAGTTAAATACACCGGGCTTATGCGTTATAAATTCTTTAAAGACAGGTTTAAGCGTTTCTCGTTACAAAGTGGCTACAGGGCATCATATAACATAAATTCTTATACAACAAATTATAACTATACAAGCCCTGAAAGAAATGAAGACAATCGTGCATTAGTAATGCAGGATAACGGTGGGGTGGGTAACTTCTATAATAAATATGTAATAAGCAATGTTAACCTTACTGAGCAGTTTAATCCGCTTATACGCTTTGACGTAGAGATGAAAAACTCGATGAAAGTAGTTGCAGAGGTGAAAAAAGACCGTACGCTTAACCTTAGTTTTGACAATAACCTGCTTACTGAGGTTAAAGGTAATGACTACACTTTAGGACTTGGCTACCGTATAAAGGATGTGATTATTAATTCGCGCCTGGCAGATAATCCTACAAATACTATTAAGAGTGATATAAACCTTAAAGCAGATATTACGCTAAGGAAAAACATTACAATAGTGCGTTACCTGGATTATGACAATAACCAGCTGGGCGGCGGACAGGATATCTGGACGCTAAAACTGACGGGAGATTATTCGTTTAGTAAAAACCTGACAGCTATTTTCTATTATGACCACTCATTTAGTAAGGCGGTTATATCTACATCATATCCGCTAACTACCATTCGTACAGGCTTTACGCTAAGGTATAATTTTGGTAACTAA
- the ruvA gene encoding Holliday junction branch migration protein RuvA has translation MIAHLEGRMVEKSPTEVVIDCNGVGYQVNISLHTFSLLPDSEKIKLYTFLQIKEDAHTLFGFAEKAERELFKLLISVSGVGAGTARTMLSSLEPRQIIGYIASGNVGAIQAIKGIGIKTAQRVLLDLKDKVLKLYDLEEVSAPGYNTNRDEALSALEVLGFNKKLAEKAIEKVLRETPGATVEAIIKQALKNL, from the coding sequence ATGATAGCACATCTTGAAGGGAGAATGGTGGAGAAGTCGCCTACCGAAGTAGTTATAGACTGCAACGGTGTGGGCTACCAGGTTAATATATCGCTGCATACGTTTTCTTTGCTGCCGGATTCTGAAAAAATAAAACTATATACTTTTTTGCAGATAAAAGAAGATGCGCACACGCTTTTTGGCTTTGCCGAAAAAGCAGAACGCGAACTTTTTAAACTGCTTATCTCGGTTTCGGGGGTGGGGGCAGGTACGGCACGTACAATGTTATCATCGCTGGAGCCACGACAAATAATAGGCTATATTGCATCCGGTAATGTAGGTGCCATACAGGCTATTAAAGGAATTGGCATTAAAACAGCACAGCGCGTATTGCTCGACCTAAAGGATAAAGTGTTAAAACTGTACGATCTGGAAGAAGTTTCTGCCCCGGGTTACAATACAAACCGGGATGAGGCGTTATCTGCCTTGGAGGTATTGGGCTTTAATAAAAAGCTGGCCGAAAAGGCTATCGAAAAAGTGTTGAGGGAAACCCCCGGTGCCACTGTAGAAGCAATTATAAAACAAGCATTAAAAAATTTATAA